A part of Solibacillus sp. FSL H8-0538 genomic DNA contains:
- a CDS encoding M20 metallopeptidase family protein, with protein sequence MKFENFDLAKKLRHELHQHPELSNEEVWTKQHLIIFLKTHTNLEIIDKGNWFYAIYRAGIDKPNIAFRADFDALPMDEVIDLPWASQFPGKAHKCGHDGHSATLAGFALEIDQLGADNNIFFLFQPAEETGDGAIQCVDFIKEHNIDEIFAYHNMSSIPYNAIGIIDGTALCASKGMTIHMEGSPAHASQPETGINPSLAIANIVKAIPDFLSPEKNKGLVLCTVVQIDVGEKAFGIAASIGDLRMTIRALYEAELDRLQENLEKLAKEQAKEFGLEVSFSYNDEFPETVNHKESADKIRTVAKSRGMQLVELKEAFRGSEDFGHFTKLTKGAYCFIGNGEDYPPLHTYEYDFRDEMIESGVELFKALVEL encoded by the coding sequence TTGAAGTTTGAAAATTTTGACTTAGCAAAAAAATTACGTCATGAACTGCATCAACATCCTGAACTTTCTAATGAAGAAGTATGGACAAAGCAACATTTAATCATTTTCTTGAAAACGCATACAAATCTCGAAATTATTGATAAAGGGAATTGGTTTTATGCAATTTATCGTGCAGGCATAGATAAACCAAATATTGCTTTCCGTGCAGATTTCGATGCGTTGCCAATGGATGAAGTGATAGATCTTCCATGGGCTTCTCAATTCCCTGGAAAAGCACACAAATGTGGCCATGATGGTCATTCGGCAACATTAGCAGGATTTGCGCTTGAAATCGATCAATTGGGGGCAGACAATAACATCTTTTTCCTCTTCCAACCAGCTGAAGAAACTGGCGATGGCGCTATTCAATGTGTTGATTTCATTAAGGAGCACAATATTGATGAAATATTCGCCTACCATAACATGAGTAGTATTCCTTACAACGCTATAGGGATTATTGATGGGACAGCATTATGTGCATCAAAAGGAATGACCATCCATATGGAAGGTTCTCCGGCTCATGCCAGTCAACCAGAAACTGGGATCAACCCATCTTTAGCAATTGCTAATATCGTTAAAGCGATCCCTGACTTTCTATCTCCAGAAAAAAATAAAGGTCTTGTCCTGTGTACGGTCGTACAAATCGATGTGGGTGAAAAAGCTTTTGGTATTGCTGCATCAATAGGTGATCTTCGTATGACAATACGCGCCCTTTACGAAGCAGAGTTGGACCGACTTCAAGAAAACCTTGAAAAATTAGCGAAAGAACAAGCAAAAGAATTTGGATTAGAAGTAAGTTTTTCTTATAACGATGAATTCCCGGAAACGGTAAATCATAAAGAAAGTGCAGATAAAATTCGAACAGTTGCAAAATCAAGGGGAATGCAACTAGTTGAACTAAAAGAAGCATTTCGTGGTTCTGAAGACTTTGGACACTTTACAAAGTTAACGAAGGGTGCTTATTGCTTCATTGGAAATGGTGAAGATTACCCACCTCTTCATACGTATGAGTATGACTTCCGTGATGAAATGATTGAATCCGGAGTGGAACTATTTAAAGCATTAGTTGAATTATAA
- a CDS encoding M20 metallopeptidase family protein, with protein sequence MINVFEDSKKYEEQIIKDRRYLHQNPEIGFDLPNTQKYIQLRLDEMGIEHKQCGVVPPEVTEKYAIAGFGKQEHCTGVVATIGQGAPCILLRADMDALPIQEEVESEFKSQKPGLMHACGHDSHVAMLLGAAQLLKDREADLKGTVKLLFQPGEEWGYGSKLMIDDGLLQNPKVDAAFGIHIMPDQEVGTLSVHKGTVSQAMDTYIVNIQGSGGHSSQPHKTIDANMIMTQLYTSLNLLMTREADPGQSVTFSVGAMSGGIVTNVIPDKAVLQGNMRSYHQQTRDHLCKRIPEMIDHTVKAWRGEYKTIEFHTPTTFNNPEFIDEITPFLEEVMGAENVVDNGLLGGSEDFSYISQEVPSAFVVLGTGKEGEAPVHNPRMHQNEDIFKYGAALHANIAIGWLEQQHKKD encoded by the coding sequence ATGATTAATGTTTTTGAAGACTCTAAAAAATACGAAGAACAAATTATTAAAGACCGTCGCTATTTACATCAAAATCCGGAAATCGGGTTTGACCTTCCCAACACACAAAAATACATTCAACTACGCCTTGATGAAATGGGCATTGAACATAAACAATGTGGCGTAGTACCACCTGAGGTTACCGAAAAATACGCAATCGCGGGATTCGGTAAACAGGAACATTGTACAGGCGTTGTTGCTACAATCGGTCAGGGTGCACCTTGTATTCTTCTTCGTGCAGATATGGATGCACTACCAATTCAAGAAGAAGTGGAATCAGAATTTAAATCCCAAAAACCTGGTTTGATGCATGCTTGTGGCCATGACTCACATGTTGCGATGCTTTTAGGCGCTGCGCAACTTTTGAAGGATCGTGAGGCCGATTTAAAAGGAACGGTTAAGTTACTGTTCCAACCTGGAGAAGAATGGGGATACGGCTCAAAGCTAATGATCGATGATGGTTTACTTCAAAACCCTAAAGTAGATGCTGCTTTTGGGATTCATATTATGCCAGACCAAGAAGTTGGAACATTATCTGTCCATAAAGGTACCGTATCACAAGCCATGGATACGTATATTGTCAACATTCAAGGAAGCGGCGGCCATAGCTCGCAACCACATAAAACAATTGACGCCAACATGATCATGACTCAACTTTATACAAGTCTAAATCTATTAATGACACGTGAAGCAGATCCAGGTCAGAGTGTCACATTTTCTGTAGGTGCCATGAGTGGCGGTATTGTGACAAATGTTATTCCAGACAAAGCGGTTTTACAAGGAAACATGCGAAGCTACCACCAACAAACGCGGGACCATTTATGTAAACGCATCCCAGAGATGATTGACCATACCGTAAAAGCATGGCGCGGAGAATATAAAACAATCGAATTCCATACACCAACAACATTTAATAATCCTGAATTCATCGATGAGATTACACCTTTCCTAGAAGAAGTAATGGGCGCGGAAAATGTTGTGGATAACGGCTTATTGGGTGGTTCAGAAGATTTTTCTTACATTTCTCAAGAAGTCCCTTCTGCCTTTGTTGTTTTAGGTACTGGAAAAGAAGGAGAAGCACCGGTGCATAACCCTCGTATGCATCAAAATGAGGACATCTTTAAGTATGGTGCTGCTTTACATGCTAACATAGCAATTGGATGGTTAGAACAACAGCATAAAAAAGATTAA
- a CDS encoding HAMP domain-containing sensor histidine kinase translates to MRNISHALITKVVVFLIAIVCLTGTVKAIIDMEVNEVHLSSINQDNYFESRAFADESYSLIASLAQLTGKYKSEEHILSGKTLTEEDFRVIEENLFNDFRYSYRYNPNLSEVENNRIFQEKYADDINRKKDESMKEQVREFYRLLGTLEAYEGIVFYASDGEHVFSNSELNKKEQFESFGAYMLFKDYQQKLYPNEVKESQYLNYFMHEVEKLNPQTDAIYVAYKESFLQQKIQEWEKDKAIAKSFLNEFIVFLAGFILSFVYLIMVIGRTSFKDKETHFHVIDKLYNDLNIVIVVCLTAMWIAVIIEVLHDMYLLLTVPVLSIGLLMILSLVKHFKNRTLLQHTLIYQLFKKVFLAVKNVFDSGSIGVKTVLLVIGYPVIVAATFFIFPITIGLAAWFALKKVKSFNRIKEGVEQIKNGDLHHRIEVDGKGEISRLTANINSITVGLKKSVDSEIKSERLKTELITNVSHDIRTPLTSIITYVDLLKIENDPEKIAEYVDVLDQKSKRLKHLTDDLFEAAKAASGSIPVQIERIDIVSLLTQGIGEMDEKIEASALDFKLAYPSEKVYVKADGKLLWRSVENLFSNIFKYAQPASRVYIDVEDLGNEILVTFKNISAYELNISAEELMERFKRGDESRSSQGSGLGLSIAESLIHIQYGKFIVQVDGDLFKAMIYLPKFPNE, encoded by the coding sequence TTGAGAAATATTAGTCATGCACTCATTACGAAAGTGGTTGTGTTTCTGATTGCCATCGTTTGTTTAACTGGTACAGTGAAGGCAATTATCGACATGGAAGTAAATGAAGTTCATCTTAGTAGTATAAATCAAGATAATTATTTTGAAAGCCGAGCATTCGCTGATGAAAGTTACAGCCTTATTGCCTCCTTAGCGCAATTAACCGGAAAATACAAAAGTGAAGAACATATTTTAAGCGGTAAGACACTAACTGAAGAAGATTTTAGAGTAATCGAAGAAAATTTATTTAATGATTTCCGTTATTCATACAGATATAATCCAAATTTGAGTGAAGTAGAAAATAATCGTATATTTCAAGAAAAATATGCAGATGACATAAATCGTAAAAAAGACGAAAGCATGAAAGAGCAAGTAAGGGAATTTTATCGGTTACTCGGCACACTAGAAGCATATGAAGGAATCGTGTTTTATGCGAGTGACGGTGAACATGTATTCTCCAATAGTGAACTAAATAAGAAAGAGCAATTTGAATCATTTGGTGCATATATGCTATTTAAGGACTATCAGCAAAAACTTTACCCAAATGAAGTGAAAGAGAGTCAATACTTGAATTACTTTATGCACGAAGTTGAAAAGTTGAATCCTCAAACAGACGCCATTTATGTGGCATATAAAGAATCTTTCTTACAACAAAAAATACAGGAATGGGAAAAAGACAAAGCGATTGCTAAAAGTTTTCTTAATGAATTCATTGTATTTCTAGCAGGATTTATTTTATCTTTTGTTTATTTAATCATGGTTATTGGAAGAACGTCATTTAAAGATAAAGAAACGCATTTTCATGTCATTGACAAACTATATAATGATCTCAATATTGTGATAGTCGTTTGTTTAACAGCGATGTGGATAGCAGTGATTATTGAAGTGTTGCATGATATGTACTTGCTTCTCACGGTACCTGTTTTAAGCATTGGCTTACTGATGATTTTATCGCTCGTAAAGCATTTCAAAAATAGAACATTACTTCAGCATACACTTATCTATCAACTATTTAAGAAGGTTTTTCTTGCGGTGAAAAATGTCTTTGATAGTGGCAGTATCGGTGTGAAAACCGTGCTACTTGTCATTGGCTATCCAGTAATAGTTGCGGCAACGTTTTTCATATTTCCGATTACCATTGGTCTAGCAGCCTGGTTTGCGCTAAAAAAGGTGAAGTCGTTTAACCGCATTAAAGAGGGCGTAGAGCAAATTAAGAATGGAGACCTTCATCATCGAATTGAAGTAGATGGAAAAGGGGAGATTAGCCGACTTACAGCGAATATTAATAGTATTACAGTTGGGTTAAAAAAGTCGGTGGATAGTGAGATTAAGAGCGAGCGTTTAAAAACAGAGCTCATTACGAATGTTTCGCATGATATTAGAACGCCATTAACGTCAATTATTACGTATGTTGATTTATTAAAAATAGAAAACGACCCAGAAAAAATTGCTGAATATGTAGACGTGTTAGATCAAAAATCGAAAAGACTCAAGCACTTAACGGATGATTTATTTGAAGCGGCTAAAGCGGCAAGTGGAAGTATACCTGTTCAGATAGAACGGATTGACATCGTATCATTGCTAACGCAAGGAATAGGAGAAATGGATGAAAAAATTGAAGCGTCGGCATTAGATTTTAAGTTAGCCTACCCATCAGAAAAAGTGTATGTGAAAGCTGATGGTAAACTACTATGGCGCTCCGTCGAAAACTTATTCTCGAATATTTTTAAATACGCACAGCCTGCATCAAGGGTGTATATTGATGTTGAAGATTTAGGGAATGAAATACTCGTGACATTTAAAAATATTTCAGCATACGAATTAAATATTTCGGCAGAAGAGCTAATGGAACGCTTTAAACGAGGAGATGAATCGAGATCAAGTCAAGGAAGCGGATTAGGCTTGTCGATTGCGGAAAGCCTTATTCACATCCAGTACGGAAAGTTCATAGTTCAAGTAGATGGCGATTTATTTAAGGCGATGATTTATCTACCGAAATTTCCAAATGAATAA
- a CDS encoding helix-turn-helix transcriptional regulator: MSQEKQNQIRRILSMYDRLKNGESLVKREEADRFQISEKSIQRDLENIRDYIEKEKQNEYLDYNRVKKAYVLQTEQPSWLKNEEIFAVLKVLIESRAFPKHEMDSIIKKLTHLAYKEDRTVIKQMMSNERQLYVELNHKKDLLDVLWQLSLAIQSKKVIRMHYLREFDKQSNERMVKPVGIIFSEYYFYLIAYPLKTDFDFPTIYRIDRIQHFEQTSVSFTVPYHERFQEGEFRKRVQFMYTGELMTIKFRFTGPSPQAVLDRLPTAKVIKKADDGVIFEAEVFGKGIKMWLLSQGEHVEVLEPVGFRDEIVGSVERILEAYSRAFNK, from the coding sequence ATGAGTCAGGAGAAACAGAATCAGATTAGACGCATTCTTTCGATGTATGATCGCTTGAAAAATGGAGAGAGCCTTGTAAAAAGGGAAGAGGCCGATCGATTTCAAATTAGTGAAAAGTCCATTCAGCGAGATCTTGAAAATATTCGTGATTACATTGAAAAGGAAAAGCAAAATGAATATTTGGATTATAACAGAGTAAAAAAGGCTTACGTATTACAAACGGAGCAGCCATCTTGGTTGAAAAATGAAGAGATTTTCGCTGTATTAAAGGTGCTGATTGAATCACGTGCATTTCCAAAGCATGAAATGGATTCAATTATTAAGAAATTGACACATCTAGCTTATAAAGAGGACCGCACTGTCATCAAGCAGATGATGTCGAATGAAAGGCAATTGTATGTCGAGTTAAATCATAAAAAGGATTTGCTAGATGTACTATGGCAACTTTCATTGGCAATCCAATCGAAAAAGGTTATTAGGATGCATTATTTACGTGAATTTGATAAGCAGTCAAATGAACGCATGGTTAAGCCAGTGGGAATTATTTTTTCGGAATATTATTTTTATTTGATTGCTTATCCTCTGAAAACGGACTTTGATTTTCCGACGATTTATCGCATAGACCGTATCCAACATTTCGAGCAAACATCTGTCTCGTTTACCGTGCCGTATCATGAACGCTTCCAAGAAGGTGAATTCCGCAAGCGCGTGCAGTTTATGTATACGGGCGAGTTAATGACGATTAAGTTCCGCTTTACTGGTCCTTCACCACAGGCAGTGCTAGATCGTTTACCAACTGCAAAGGTTATTAAGAAGGCAGATGATGGTGTGATTTTTGAGGCTGAGGTGTTTGGTAAGGGGATTAAGATGTGGCTGTTGAGTCAAGGGGAGCATGTTGAGGTGTTGGAGCCGGTTGGATTTAGGGATGAGATTGTTGGGAGTGTTGAGAGAATACTAGAGGCTTATTCTAGAGCTTTCAACAAGTAA
- a CDS encoding response regulator transcription factor, which translates to MNILICDDDKEIVRAISIYLENEGYQVFKAFNGIEAIDLIRDHIIHLIIMDIMMPKMDGITATMKIRQNNMIPLIMLSAKSEDYDKILGLNIGADDYMAKPFNPLELVARVKSQLRRYTTFGSLEVSSYVLQTGGLMIDDEQKVITVDKQEVHLTPVQYKILKLLTANAGRVFTIEEIYEKVWNERAINPENTVSVHIRKIREKIEINPKEPKYLKVVWGVGYKVEKY; encoded by the coding sequence TTGAACATTTTGATTTGTGATGATGATAAAGAAATTGTAAGGGCGATTAGCATTTATTTAGAAAATGAGGGATATCAAGTATTCAAAGCTTTCAATGGGATAGAGGCAATCGATCTTATTCGAGATCACATTATTCACCTAATTATTATGGATATTATGATGCCAAAAATGGATGGGATTACGGCGACGATGAAGATTCGGCAAAATAATATGATTCCGTTAATTATGCTTTCTGCTAAGTCGGAGGATTATGACAAAATACTCGGATTAAATATCGGAGCAGATGATTATATGGCCAAGCCGTTTAATCCATTAGAACTTGTGGCTAGAGTGAAATCGCAGCTAAGAAGGTATACGACATTTGGGAGTCTTGAGGTGAGTAGTTATGTATTGCAAACGGGCGGGCTTATGATTGATGATGAACAGAAAGTCATTACCGTTGATAAACAAGAGGTTCATTTGACACCAGTGCAGTATAAAATTTTAAAGCTTCTCACAGCAAATGCGGGGAGAGTATTCACAATTGAAGAGATTTATGAAAAGGTATGGAATGAAAGGGCCATTAATCCAGAAAATACGGTTTCGGTTCATATTCGAAAGATTCGAGAAAAAATTGAAATTAATCCGAAAGAGCCGAAGTATTTAAAAGTTGTATGGGGAGTTGGGTATAAGGTTGAGAAATATTAG
- a CDS encoding dynamin family protein: MLISKEKIETKLENIIHLPLLQLANYANFTQRAKDLLNQLNEKEFRITVVGEFSAGKSTFLNALIGKDILPHSVNETTATVTYIKNVRATDSLCNKVKIEFFGNKMPIITELPKDANGLTEYVTTMAKDINVVEEVASVTIHVNFPYTDEPIVFVDTPGLNGVAKGHYERTRYEIQRAHTSIYLLHTRGLSQSNVAMYELLKQYQSSFVFVINAIDTLKQSEGETIELKVKELKEQLATIGVENNPTIMGVSALLALTAKDEAIQQLFEGDIEPLTAERREQLLQRSNFSQIENEIWHRLATSDKEKLKHENIEKKFESLVKEIIVEFEEQVTIHQVTIDDKQLSEINLRLNQAQQSKEDNLKSLQNFTTAKKSDIRSMLIGQVKQDLQKTQVIVEDIVTTEITKLMRSNEDPEILLKGLQNQVTHFMRLKEQDLTKGYGDSLIQLLSDLYESAVLRIEKHYPKIAISKQGINFSVKLGKANLEDLSLVQKITEKNHQVTQASKEQEQAMKMYKESQRHLRDDKDHVDSLQGQKQQVMSAQQRQLKSLGNRPTPVQKTESYTVEKSGLWSSVKSFFGGSPSYETRTRTVTDTSARERWDTQEARIKRDFSNQEKSITASLNAVQERLKRSQSTVLQNESRVESYEQKVKSLMRDLEILQKEKQAIYDKNKRLYYEKQRKDLLDAVADYLAGDLTSFYRKEIDGILLQELQQIDQAIGKHYEQSYNEYTKKLTKLKQQVMKEAVPQEREQAEKELAIVKKALA, translated from the coding sequence TTGCTTATTTCGAAAGAGAAAATAGAAACAAAACTTGAAAATATTATTCATTTGCCATTATTACAACTGGCGAATTATGCTAACTTCACACAACGTGCTAAGGATTTATTAAATCAGTTAAATGAAAAGGAATTTCGAATTACAGTTGTAGGGGAATTTAGTGCGGGTAAATCAACGTTTTTAAACGCATTAATTGGAAAAGATATATTACCTCACTCGGTCAATGAAACGACAGCGACGGTTACTTATATTAAAAATGTACGAGCGACAGATTCGCTTTGCAACAAAGTGAAAATCGAGTTTTTCGGAAATAAGATGCCGATAATAACAGAGTTACCAAAGGATGCAAATGGCTTAACAGAATATGTGACAACGATGGCAAAGGACATAAATGTTGTGGAGGAAGTTGCGTCCGTTACAATTCATGTCAATTTTCCATATACGGATGAACCAATCGTATTTGTTGATACACCAGGATTAAACGGTGTTGCAAAGGGTCATTATGAGCGTACACGTTATGAAATTCAACGTGCGCATACAAGTATATATTTATTACATACGCGGGGGTTATCGCAATCAAATGTCGCAATGTACGAGCTATTAAAGCAATATCAGTCCTCATTTGTATTTGTTATTAATGCGATCGATACGTTAAAGCAGTCAGAAGGCGAAACAATCGAGCTTAAGGTAAAGGAGTTAAAAGAGCAACTTGCCACAATTGGTGTAGAAAATAATCCTACAATTATGGGTGTTTCTGCGCTACTTGCATTAACAGCAAAAGATGAAGCTATTCAGCAGCTGTTCGAAGGAGACATAGAGCCATTAACTGCTGAGCGCAGGGAGCAGTTGTTACAGCGTTCAAATTTCTCGCAAATAGAGAACGAAATTTGGCACCGTCTAGCGACTAGCGACAAAGAGAAGCTAAAGCATGAAAACATTGAAAAGAAATTTGAAAGCTTAGTAAAGGAAATTATCGTTGAATTTGAAGAGCAAGTAACGATCCATCAGGTAACAATCGACGACAAGCAGCTAAGTGAAATTAATTTGCGCTTAAATCAAGCTCAGCAGTCCAAAGAAGATAATTTAAAAAGCTTACAGAATTTTACCACTGCCAAAAAATCCGATATTCGATCAATGCTAATCGGTCAAGTGAAGCAGGATTTACAAAAAACGCAGGTAATAGTAGAGGACATTGTAACAACTGAAATTACAAAACTTATGCGCTCAAATGAAGATCCTGAAATTTTGTTAAAGGGATTACAAAATCAGGTGACACATTTTATGAGGCTTAAGGAGCAGGATCTTACAAAAGGCTATGGTGATTCTTTAATTCAGCTGTTGTCAGATTTATACGAAAGTGCGGTGCTTCGTATTGAAAAGCATTATCCGAAAATCGCCATATCAAAGCAAGGAATCAATTTTTCAGTCAAATTAGGGAAGGCGAATTTAGAAGACTTAAGCCTAGTACAAAAAATTACAGAAAAAAACCATCAAGTGACACAAGCTTCAAAAGAGCAGGAGCAGGCGATGAAGATGTACAAGGAATCTCAAAGGCATTTGAGGGATGACAAAGATCATGTCGATTCTTTGCAGGGACAAAAACAGCAAGTAATGTCCGCCCAGCAGCGCCAGCTAAAAAGCTTAGGGAATCGTCCAACGCCTGTGCAAAAAACAGAATCCTATACGGTGGAAAAATCAGGATTATGGAGTTCTGTTAAGAGCTTTTTCGGAGGAAGTCCTTCCTATGAAACACGTACTCGTACTGTAACTGACACTTCTGCCCGTGAGCGCTGGGATACGCAAGAAGCACGTATTAAGCGAGACTTTAGCAATCAAGAAAAATCTATTACAGCGAGTTTAAATGCTGTACAGGAGCGATTAAAAAGGTCGCAATCCACAGTGCTACAAAACGAGAGCCGTGTTGAATCTTATGAGCAAAAAGTGAAATCCCTTATGCGAGATTTAGAGATTTTACAAAAGGAAAAGCAGGCAATTTATGATAAAAACAAGCGCCTGTATTACGAAAAACAACGTAAAGATTTGCTTGATGCGGTGGCGGATTATTTAGCGGGAGACTTAACGAGCTTCTATCGTAAGGAAATTGACGGTATTTTATTGCAAGAATTACAGCAAATTGATCAGGCAATCGGTAAGCATTACGAGCAGTCGTACAATGAATATACAAAGAAACTAACAAAGCTAAAGCAACAGGTTATGAAAGAGGCTGTGCCACAGGAACGTGAACAGGCAGAAAAAGAATTAGCAATTGTAAAGAAAGCATTAGCGTAG
- a CDS encoding GntR family transcriptional regulator: protein MNNFLSLKDHVYNYIVDQINNGTLIAGKKISERDICEGLKVSRTPVREALIQLSSEGLLENVPRKGFVIKKLTTDEAKETYFIIGALDGLAASLATPYLTNKHMQEMEFYIQSIDLAIQTGNFQMYDKMQEAFHGVYLSLCPNKSLVSMLLQLQKKFMKTFDHLGDPEVTKTKLTQTNNEHRKMVELFKNGETAELERYMKDIHWNTEKASLLPL, encoded by the coding sequence ATGAACAATTTTTTATCGTTAAAAGACCATGTATATAATTATATTGTGGATCAAATCAACAACGGGACTCTGATTGCTGGGAAGAAGATTAGTGAAAGAGACATCTGTGAAGGTTTGAAAGTTAGCAGAACACCAGTTAGAGAGGCACTTATACAGCTTTCATCGGAAGGGTTACTAGAAAATGTACCGAGAAAAGGATTTGTTATTAAAAAGCTAACAACAGACGAAGCGAAAGAAACGTATTTTATCATTGGTGCATTAGATGGTTTGGCTGCCTCACTTGCCACACCCTATTTAACGAACAAGCATATGCAAGAAATGGAGTTTTATATCCAAAGTATCGATTTAGCCATTCAAACAGGCAATTTTCAAATGTATGATAAAATGCAAGAAGCATTTCACGGTGTTTATTTATCCCTCTGTCCTAACAAAAGTCTTGTAAGCATGCTTTTACAACTGCAAAAAAAATTCATGAAAACATTCGATCACCTCGGTGACCCAGAAGTTACTAAAACAAAGCTTACACAAACAAATAATGAGCATAGAAAAATGGTGGAACTATTTAAAAATGGCGAGACAGCTGAATTAGAAAGGTATATGAAAGACATTCATTGGAACACCGAAAAAGCTAGTCTCTTACCGCTATAA
- a CDS encoding YfcC family protein: MTSKKKQKGINFPHVYIMFMLVMLLVVVLSWIVPSGEYERVVNPETGITELNTEKFAYVDQAEPIGFMDFFTALHNGVVQSADIIVMLLFASGALFILEKSGAIAAGIHKLLSIAAGKEKLIIISLLTLFSVLGTIGFGEGGIPFIPLAMAVIMGLGYDRITAFAVPTVGLAIGFSAGVVNFYTTGVSQTIVGLPIYSGLVFRIVALVVFIIISILYILRYANITKADPSKSIVAEDYLEELENTKTAEYEVEEFTMTRKLALLGLVVVLVGSAFGAIKLGWGMPQLSGIYAIYAVFLVIILRLNPSEAAETFGIGAARLLPTGLAIGFARSVMILMTQAQIIDTAVHSLSNLLNNTGSIITLLVLFIVVIFFNFFVVSGSGKAMILMPIMGPLAKILGINQQVMVLVYQFGDGFTNYLWPTSGGLMAALGMSNVSYAAWVKFSAKLFILLHFAAFILILVAHYMRLGPF; encoded by the coding sequence ATGACATCAAAGAAAAAACAAAAAGGTATTAACTTCCCACATGTTTATATCATGTTCATGCTCGTAATGTTACTAGTAGTGGTACTATCATGGATCGTACCAAGTGGGGAGTATGAACGAGTAGTTAATCCAGAAACAGGCATTACAGAACTAAATACAGAAAAATTTGCGTATGTGGATCAAGCAGAGCCTATTGGATTCATGGATTTCTTCACAGCATTGCACAACGGTGTTGTACAATCAGCTGATATCATTGTCATGTTGCTATTTGCTAGTGGCGCGCTGTTTATTCTTGAAAAGTCTGGCGCGATTGCTGCAGGGATTCATAAGTTACTTAGCATTGCTGCAGGGAAAGAAAAACTGATTATCATCTCTTTACTCACATTATTTTCCGTATTAGGAACAATTGGTTTCGGAGAAGGCGGAATCCCATTTATTCCACTTGCAATGGCTGTCATTATGGGATTGGGGTATGACCGAATTACAGCTTTCGCGGTCCCTACTGTTGGTTTAGCGATTGGTTTCTCAGCAGGTGTTGTCAACTTTTATACGACCGGTGTTAGTCAAACAATTGTTGGGTTACCAATTTATTCGGGACTAGTTTTCCGTATTGTTGCTTTAGTTGTCTTTATTATTATCTCTATTCTCTATATTCTTCGATATGCGAATATAACAAAAGCCGATCCAAGCAAAAGTATTGTTGCTGAAGATTATTTGGAAGAACTAGAAAATACAAAAACAGCAGAGTATGAAGTAGAAGAATTTACAATGACAAGAAAGCTTGCCTTATTAGGCTTAGTTGTTGTTTTAGTTGGAAGTGCATTTGGGGCCATTAAACTTGGTTGGGGTATGCCTCAATTATCTGGTATCTATGCTATTTATGCAGTATTTTTAGTTATCATTTTAAGACTTAACCCTAGTGAAGCTGCTGAGACATTTGGTATTGGTGCCGCAAGACTTCTGCCAACAGGACTAGCGATCGGTTTTGCTCGTTCAGTTATGATTTTAATGACGCAAGCTCAAATTATTGATACTGCTGTTCACTCATTATCTAACCTATTAAACAATACTGGATCCATTATTACTTTACTAGTACTATTCATTGTTGTTATCTTCTTCAACTTCTTTGTTGTTTCGGGAAGTGGTAAAGCGATGATTTTAATGCCAATTATGGGACCATTAGCGAAAATATTAGGCATTAATCAACAAGTAATGGTTTTAGTGTATCAATTTGGTGATGGATTCACGAACTATTTATGGCCAACTTCTGGAGGGCTAATGGCTGCTCTGGGCATGTCAAATGTGAGTTATGCCGCTTGGGTAAAATTTTCAGCGAAGTTATTCATTTTACTACATTTCGCGGCATTTATCTTAATATTAGTCGCTCATTATATGAGATTAGGACCATTCTAA